One Capsicum annuum cultivar UCD-10X-F1 chromosome 2, UCD10Xv1.1, whole genome shotgun sequence genomic window carries:
- the LOC107859679 gene encoding uncharacterized protein LOC107859679: MMKELFQKRLSAFYNNWIFNKKDLWGNSDVVVIHTQQQEKDYLWGYSVSSQFYLWLIGEQLDDTTTIFTSSAIYFLCSRKNYSKIRSLCCSATVVNKIPVSVQLKANNDDGLVLIDATIRNERAIRNKKLFAHRFDDDGSCPFVLGYVLGEFPRSKLFWNCFNELETGRFKAIDVRCGVSKIMCTVDKPVFGVDKAISVADMPVFGVGVSGKEVAPKHVYRPPVNASKEKGVLKGKGEGSLWGGHVDQLFMEAMENRSVLLEKEESIPELTFEPMELRKKGSDLGSQYELKRFLWGDKGKGGLSRVNENPVSTTKMTENVSALMGDLNLSCSPSSGKQDKLRLANIGGGQQFKFGGNRLDVGKEENSKAGNRNVDQVFKSGASTLDAKEGKLEEIKENDDAVFKFGSSKLDGKDSRSKEVNRDGDQLVKLGEGKKDGDQLFKMGEVKKDGDQQFKIGGKRGRSLQPQMMEEKKGAKDLKLLAERLTAFYSSWRTYKEEQWGKADVLVITTQSKGPLESLSHPVSSSFLVWLLGDEFPETTAVFTDTGIEFLCTKDSFFRLRAIGIRMTMVAKVTVSVQLKKRGELCSDWLRKTLCQVNAAPRSGVNCPLVVGCISWESTEIGVLSHSKMFEVAYVDQSLINLFEQGSFEFAAQHSTLPKQFQMLSLETSTGAKTASALSLSEVAKMKSMDDNSYVSHTPEEEKLLEKKGDTSSSLPTDATVDNAGQVERSKLADKMLLLDIKEEGDMDTSITEDGAEEKLQVKECGEQSTPTTEGGMDHSIQPTDVTDAASENSLPDDKNGRPGKKSAGSDHEDDDWTLIEMECEGQEAEVAERVSWKRWFMDKTVKSFGLKDEVSDEAPSKRTKA, translated from the exons atgaTGAAGGAGCTTTTTCAGAAAAGGCTAAGTGCCTTTTACAACAATTGGATATTCAACAAGAAAGATTTATGGGGTAATTCTGATGTTGTTGTAATCCATACACAACAGCAAGAGAAAGATTATTTATGGGGTTATTCAGTTTCATCACAGTTTTATTTATGGCTTATTGGTGAACAACTTGATGATACAACAACTATTTTTACTTCTTCTGCTATATACTTTTTATGTAGTCGGAAAAATTATTCAAAGATTCGATCTTTGTGTTGTTCTGCAACTGTTGTGAATAAAATCCCCGTTTCTGTTCAATTGAAGGCCAATAATGATGATGGGTTGGTGTTAATTGATGCTACCATACGTAACGAGAGGGCTATTCGTAACAAGAAGTTGTTTGCTCATCGTTTTGATGATGATGGAAGTTGTCCGTTTGTGTTGGGGTATGTATTAGGTGAGTTTCCCAGGTCTAAACTTTTTTGGAATTGTTTTAATGAATTAGAAACAGGAAGGTTTAAGGCTATTGATGTGAGATGTGGTGTTAGTAAGATTATGTGTACTGTTGATAAACCAGTCTTTGGCGTTGATAAAGCGATTAGTGTTGCTGATATGCCAGTTTTTGGGGTCGGTGTGTCTGGGAAAGAGGTGGCTCCTAAGCATGTTTATAGGCCTCCTGTTAATGCCAGTAAAGAAAAGGGAGTTTTGAAGGGAAAGGGAGAAGGTAGTTTGTGGGGGGGACACGTTGATCAACTGTTTATGGAGGCGATGGAGAATAGGTCTGTTTTGTTGGAGAAAGAGGAGAGTATTCCAGAATTGACATTTGAGCCAATGGAATTGAGGAAGAAGGGGAGTGATTTGGGTTCTCAGTATGAGCTAAAGAGGTTCCTATGGGGTGATAAAGGGAAAGGGGGATTGAGTAGGGTGAATGAAAATCCTGTATCAACTACCAAAATGACTGAAAATGTTTCGGCGTTGATGGGGGATCTTAATCTATCTTGTTCTCCGTCCAGTGGAAAACAAGACAAATTAAGACTAGCAAACATAGGTGGTGGTCAGCAGTTTAAGTTTGGAGGAAATAGGTTGGATGTTGGTAAAGAAGAGAATTCGAAGGCTGGAAACAGAAATGTTGATCAAGTGTTTAAGTCTGGGGCTAGTACTTTGGATGCTAAGGAGGGCAAGTTAgaggaaataaaggaaaatgatgATGCAGTGTTTAAGTTTGGGTCAAGTAAATTGGATGGTAAAGACAGCAGGTCGAAGGAAGTTAACAGAGATGGTGATCAGCTGGTGAAGTTGggagaaggaaagaaagatgGGGATCAGCTGTTTAAGATGGGAGAAGTAAAGAAAGATGGTGATCAGCAGTTTAAGATTGGAGGAAAGCGAGGCAGGAGCCTTCAGCCTCAGATGATGGAGGAGAAGAAAGGTGCAAAGGATCTCAAGCTGCTTGCGGAAAGATTAACAGCCTTCTACTCAAGCTGGAGGACATACAAAGAAGAGCAATGGGGGAAAGCAGATGTTTTGGTGATTACTACTCAGTCAAAGGGACCACTTGAATCCTTGTCTCATCCTGTATCCTCTAGCTTCTTAGTGTGGTTGCTTGGTGATGAGTTTCCGGAAACCACAGCTGTTTTTACAGACACTGGAATAGAATTTCTATGCACCAAGGACAGTTTCTTCAGGCTTCGTGCAATTGGAATTCGTATGACAATGGTTGCAAAGGTTACTGTTTCTGTGCAGCTGAAGAAACGAGGAGAGCTGTGTTCAGATTGGTTAAGAAAAACTTTGTGCCAGGTGAATGCTGCCCCTAGGTCTGGAGTAAACTGCCCGCTTGTTGTGGGATGTATTAGCTGGGAATCTACGGAGATAGGGGTTCTTTCACATTCCAAAATGTTTGAAGTTGCATATGTAGACCAGTCTTTAATCAATCTGTTTGAACAGGGGAGTTTTGAGTTTGCAGCTCAACATTCGACTTTGCCTAAGCAATTTCAGATGTTGTCCTTGGAAACATCAACTGGTGCAAAAACTGCAAGTGCATTATCACTCTCTGAGGTTGCCAAGATGAAGTCAATGGATGACAATTCTTATGTGTCACATACACCTGAAGAAGAGAAGTTGTTGGAGAAGAAGGGCGACACATCGTCTTCGTTGCCTACTGACGCTACAGTGGATAATGCAGGACAAGTTGAGCGAAGCAAACTTGCAGATAAGATGCTTTTACTTGATATAAAGGAGGAGGGTGATATGGACACCTCTATCACAGAAGACGGTGCAGAAGAAAAGCTGCAAGTGAAGGAATGTGGAGAGCAATCCACACCAACTACAGAAGGTGGAATGGATCACAGTATCCAGCCAACTGATGTTACAGATGCTGCATCAGAAAATTCTTTACCAGATGACAAAAATGGCCGCCCGGGAAAGAAATCTGCTGGCTCTGATCACGAAGATGATGATTGGACATTAATTGAGATGGAATGTGAAGGGCAAGAAGCAGAAGTAGCCGAGAGAGTCAGCTGGAAAAG GTGGTTCATGGATAAAACCGTAAAGTCATTTGGTCTTAAAGACGAGGTATCCGATGAAGCACCATCAAAGAGGACCAAGGCTTGA